A single genomic interval of Microbacterium oleivorans harbors:
- a CDS encoding small multidrug efflux protein has protein sequence MSNRFSDLVLGFQDLVAQMPDLLRPVIVALAGAVPFIEGEGAAAIGIVGGIHPAVAAVAGAIGNFLCVAVVVLVSSRVRTAVTTRGGAPEKPKSARSEKFQKAYHRYGTPGVSLLGPLLLPTQFTAAALTATGVPPRTVLAWQGAAIVLWTTIITLFITGVLYVAT, from the coding sequence ATGTCGAACCGGTTCTCCGACCTCGTTCTCGGCTTCCAGGACCTCGTGGCCCAGATGCCCGACCTGCTCCGCCCCGTCATCGTCGCGCTCGCCGGCGCCGTCCCCTTCATCGAGGGCGAGGGCGCCGCCGCGATCGGAATCGTCGGCGGCATCCACCCGGCCGTCGCCGCCGTCGCCGGCGCGATCGGCAACTTCCTGTGCGTCGCGGTCGTGGTTCTCGTGTCCTCTCGCGTCCGGACCGCCGTCACGACCCGCGGCGGGGCGCCCGAGAAGCCGAAGTCGGCGCGCAGCGAGAAGTTCCAGAAGGCGTACCACCGCTACGGAACCCCCGGGGTGAGCCTTCTCGGTCCGCTTCTGCTCCCGACCCAGTTCACCGCCGCCGCCCTGACCGCCACGGGCGTTCCGCCGCGGACGGTCCTGGCGTGGCAGGGCGCCGCGATCGTGCTGTGGACCACGATCATCACGCTGTTCATCACCGGCGTGCTCTACGTGGCCACCTGA
- a CDS encoding sensor histidine kinase — protein sequence MSPRQSRTPSASSPATLAREVVATSWYIAVSIVLFTMSALAVWALWVFMVTRRLDQPLLTVGYAAGAVAVLVTTIILLARYRRDGDVSDADRVPRLRRFTSWPVVLGIFGAVVIGVTTTSFLFAGSVLATVLCLVRWGPGVRWRGVVLAEIALVVLWFAERSRLAATVPGAESMGFALATFGIALPGTIALSLWSWDVVLELNRARATESRLAATQERLRLAGELHDLQGHHLQVIALQLELAERMLARDPDAAAEQIRLARASVDAARTGTRELAGRFRGVPLPDELANAADLLRAAGLTVRLDVSADAVLAPADILGPVIRECTTNVLKHGGGAWAELRLGRDDGYWRLSFANDRGPGSALGEGSGLESIAHRVGVVGGDLRTGRHDDRFDVVVTVPAVSILPASTPRPATGEGMPR from the coding sequence GTGAGCCCCCGCCAATCCCGCACCCCGTCGGCGTCGAGTCCCGCGACGCTCGCCCGGGAGGTGGTGGCCACCTCGTGGTACATCGCCGTCTCGATCGTCCTCTTCACGATGTCGGCGCTCGCCGTCTGGGCCCTGTGGGTGTTCATGGTGACGCGGCGCCTCGACCAGCCGCTTCTCACGGTGGGGTACGCCGCCGGAGCCGTCGCCGTCCTGGTCACGACGATCATCCTGCTCGCCCGATATCGCCGCGACGGCGATGTCAGCGACGCGGACCGGGTGCCGCGCCTGCGTCGCTTCACGTCGTGGCCGGTGGTGCTCGGGATCTTCGGGGCCGTCGTGATCGGCGTCACGACCACGTCGTTCCTCTTCGCCGGGTCGGTGCTGGCGACCGTGCTGTGCCTCGTGCGCTGGGGGCCGGGAGTGCGCTGGCGAGGCGTGGTACTCGCCGAGATCGCGCTCGTCGTCCTCTGGTTCGCCGAGAGGTCGCGGCTCGCCGCGACGGTGCCGGGCGCGGAATCGATGGGCTTCGCGCTCGCGACCTTCGGCATCGCGCTTCCCGGCACGATCGCGCTCTCGCTGTGGTCGTGGGACGTGGTGCTCGAGCTCAACCGCGCCCGCGCCACGGAGTCGCGTCTCGCCGCGACGCAGGAACGTCTGCGTCTCGCGGGGGAGCTGCACGATCTGCAGGGCCATCATCTGCAGGTGATCGCGCTGCAACTCGAGCTCGCCGAACGGATGCTGGCGCGCGATCCGGATGCCGCGGCGGAGCAGATCCGTCTGGCGCGTGCGTCCGTCGATGCGGCGCGCACCGGCACGCGCGAGCTCGCGGGACGCTTCCGCGGCGTGCCCTTGCCCGACGAGCTCGCCAACGCCGCCGACCTGCTGCGTGCGGCGGGTCTGACCGTCCGGCTCGACGTCTCCGCCGACGCCGTACTCGCGCCCGCCGACATCCTCGGTCCCGTCATCCGCGAGTGCACGACCAACGTCCTCAAGCACGGCGGCGGTGCGTGGGCGGAGCTGCGGCTGGGCCGTGACGACGGGTACTGGAGGCTGAGCTTCGCCAACGACCGGGGTCCGGGTTCTGCGCTCGGCGAGGGCTCGGGCCTGGAGAGCATCGCCCACCGCGTCGGGGTGGTCGGGGGCGACCTGCGCACCGGCCGTCACGACGATCGTTTCGATGTCGTCGTGACCGTGCCGGCGGTGTCGATCCTCCCTGCGTCCACGCCGCGGCCCGCGACGGGCGAGGGGATGCCGCGATGA
- a CDS encoding response regulator transcription factor, with translation MIRVLIADDEDMIRSALAALLRLEDDLEVVAECRDGESAVERALELRPDVCLLDLEMPGIDGVEAAARIRQRIPARCVVVTRPARPGVLRRALSAGVDGFVPKSRRADDVAAVIREVAAGRRYVDPEIAADALSDERSPLTDRELDVLRAGARGETIAEIAASLHLSAGTVRNHVSSVLGKLGLATRQQAAILARERGWI, from the coding sequence ATGATCCGGGTGCTGATCGCCGACGACGAGGACATGATCCGCTCGGCGCTCGCCGCGCTTCTCCGTCTCGAGGACGACCTCGAGGTCGTCGCGGAGTGCCGGGACGGCGAGAGCGCGGTCGAGCGGGCGCTCGAACTGCGACCCGACGTCTGCCTCCTCGACCTCGAGATGCCCGGAATCGACGGGGTCGAGGCGGCCGCCCGCATCCGTCAGCGCATACCTGCGCGCTGCGTCGTCGTCACCCGGCCCGCTCGACCCGGCGTGCTGCGGCGTGCGCTGAGCGCCGGCGTCGACGGCTTCGTGCCGAAGTCGCGCCGCGCGGACGACGTCGCCGCCGTCATCCGCGAGGTGGCCGCGGGACGCCGCTACGTCGACCCCGAGATCGCCGCCGATGCCCTCAGCGACGAGCGCAGCCCCCTCACCGACCGCGAGCTCGATGTGCTGCGCGCCGGGGCCCGCGGCGAGACGATCGCCGAGATCGCGGCATCCCTGCACCTGTCGGCCGGGACGGTGCGCAACCACGTCTCCTCGGTGCTGGGCAAGCTCGGGCTCGCCACGCGTCAGCAGGCCGCGATCCTCGCCCGCGAGCGCGGCTGGATCTGA
- the sucD gene encoding succinate--CoA ligase subunit alpha, with product MSIYLNKDSRVIVQGITGGEGTKHTALMLKAGTNIVGGVNARKAGTTVSHTDADGNAVELPVFGSVAEAIEKTGADVSVAFVPPAFTKDAMVEAIDAEIPLLVVITEGVPVGESAEAWAYAKSKGNTTRIIGPNCPGIITPGEALAGITPANITGKGPIGLVSKSGTLTYQMMFELRDLGFSTAIGIGGDPVIGTTHIDALAAFEADPETKAIVMIGEIGGDAEERAAEYIKANVTKPVVGYVAGFTAPEGKTMGHAGAIVSGSAGTAQAKKEALEAAGVKVGKTPSETAALMREIIEKL from the coding sequence ATGTCTATCTACCTCAACAAGGACTCCAGGGTCATCGTCCAGGGCATCACCGGCGGTGAGGGCACCAAGCACACCGCGCTGATGCTCAAGGCGGGCACCAACATCGTCGGCGGCGTGAACGCGCGCAAGGCCGGCACCACCGTCTCGCACACCGACGCCGACGGCAACGCCGTCGAGCTGCCCGTGTTCGGCTCGGTCGCCGAGGCGATCGAGAAGACCGGCGCCGACGTCTCCGTCGCGTTCGTGCCCCCCGCGTTCACGAAGGACGCCATGGTCGAGGCCATCGACGCCGAGATCCCGCTGCTGGTCGTCATCACCGAGGGCGTGCCCGTCGGCGAGTCGGCCGAGGCCTGGGCCTACGCCAAGTCGAAGGGCAACACGACCCGCATCATCGGGCCGAACTGCCCCGGCATCATCACCCCCGGTGAGGCGCTCGCGGGCATCACGCCCGCGAACATCACCGGCAAGGGCCCGATCGGCCTCGTGTCGAAGTCGGGCACCCTGACCTACCAGATGATGTTCGAGCTGCGCGACCTCGGCTTCTCGACCGCCATCGGCATCGGCGGCGACCCCGTCATCGGGACGACGCACATCGACGCCCTCGCGGCGTTCGAGGCCGACCCCGAGACGAAGGCGATCGTCATGATCGGCGAGATCGGCGGCGACGCCGAGGAGCGCGCGGCCGAGTACATCAAGGCGAACGTCACGAAGCCGGTCGTCGGCTACGTCGCCGGCTTCACCGCGCCCGAGGGCAAGACGATGGGCCACGCAGGTGCCATCGTCTCGGGCTCGGCCGGAACCGCGCAGGCGAAGAAGGAGGCCCTCGAGGCCGCCGGGGTCAAGGTCGGCAAGACGCCGTCCGAGACCGCCGCGCTCATGCGGGAGATCATCGAGAAGCTCTGA
- the purN gene encoding phosphoribosylglycinamide formyltransferase, translating into MLTVAVLISGGGSNLRALLDAAAEPGFPARVAVVGADRPADGLAHADAYNIPTFAVPFREFATREEWGEELARQLAAWRPDLIVLSGLMRLLPAAVVDAWAPRIINTHPAYLPEFPGAHGVRDALAAGASETGASVIVVDAGVDTGPILAQERVPIRSDDDESALHDRIKPVERRLLIDVVRRIATGELDLAAPAFPTPTAPTA; encoded by the coding sequence GTGCTGACGGTCGCGGTCCTCATCTCCGGCGGCGGCTCGAATCTGCGGGCTCTGCTGGATGCCGCCGCCGAGCCCGGATTCCCCGCTCGCGTCGCGGTCGTCGGGGCCGATCGCCCCGCCGACGGGCTCGCTCACGCGGACGCCTACAACATCCCCACGTTCGCCGTCCCGTTCCGCGAGTTCGCCACCCGCGAGGAATGGGGTGAGGAGCTCGCACGACAGCTCGCCGCCTGGCGACCCGACCTCATCGTCCTGAGCGGGTTGATGCGGTTGCTTCCCGCGGCGGTCGTCGACGCCTGGGCCCCCCGCATCATCAACACCCACCCGGCGTACCTGCCCGAGTTCCCCGGGGCGCACGGCGTGCGCGACGCGCTGGCCGCCGGGGCATCCGAGACCGGCGCGAGCGTCATCGTCGTCGATGCCGGCGTCGACACCGGCCCGATCCTCGCGCAGGAGCGCGTGCCCATCCGCAGCGACGACGACGAGTCCGCGCTCCACGACCGCATCAAGCCGGTCGAGCGGCGCCTGCTCATCGACGTCGTCCGCCGCATCGCCACCGGCGAGCTCGACCTCGCCGCCCCCGCTTTCCCGACCCCCACCGCGCCCACGGCCTGA
- the purH gene encoding bifunctional phosphoribosylaminoimidazolecarboxamide formyltransferase/IMP cyclohydrolase, whose protein sequence is MAGPSHDPALYRSRDVVAVRRALISVSDKTDLLPLAQALSDAGVEIVSTGGSAALLREAGLAVVDVAEVTGFPESLDGRVKTLHPAVHAGLLADLRLESHETQLADLAIAPFDLVVVNLYPFVETVASGATGDDVVEQIDIGGPAMVRASAKNHANVAIVVSPSSYPAIIEAVAAGGTSLAQRRDLAARAFSHTAEYDRAVATWFAEATLEGDELPQHLTIRAERMATLRYGENSHQRAAIYTRAGGHGIAQAEQLQGKEMSYNNYVDADAALRAAFDMIKPAVAIIKHANPCGIAVTAPQALDPIASAHLRAHECDPVSAFGGVIAANRTVTLKMAENLRDIFTEVIVAPDFEPEALEVFKLKKNLRVLRLPADWRQERMDVRLVSGGLLLQDADRFPDDIESVAKDWQLVSGERPDPSELEGMIFAWKSCRAVKSNAIVLAQGSATVGIGMGQVNRVDSCRLAVERAGDRASGSVAASDAFFPFADGPQVLIDAGIKTIIQPGGSVRDQEVVDAARAAGVTMFFTGERHFFH, encoded by the coding sequence ATGGCCGGACCGAGCCACGACCCCGCCCTCTACCGCTCGCGCGACGTCGTCGCCGTGCGCCGCGCCCTCATCTCGGTGAGCGACAAAACCGACCTGCTCCCGCTGGCCCAGGCGCTGTCCGACGCCGGTGTCGAGATCGTGTCGACCGGCGGGTCGGCGGCCCTGCTGCGAGAGGCGGGTCTCGCCGTCGTCGACGTCGCCGAGGTCACCGGATTCCCCGAGTCGCTCGACGGCCGGGTCAAGACGCTGCACCCGGCCGTGCACGCGGGGCTGCTCGCCGACCTGCGCCTCGAGAGCCACGAGACGCAGCTCGCCGACCTCGCGATCGCGCCCTTCGATCTCGTCGTCGTCAACCTCTACCCCTTCGTCGAGACGGTCGCCTCGGGGGCCACCGGCGACGACGTCGTCGAGCAGATCGACATCGGTGGACCGGCGATGGTGCGTGCCTCGGCCAAGAACCACGCCAACGTCGCGATCGTGGTGTCTCCCTCGTCCTACCCGGCCATCATCGAGGCGGTCGCCGCGGGCGGCACGAGCCTCGCGCAGCGCCGCGACCTGGCCGCGCGCGCCTTCTCGCACACGGCCGAGTACGACCGTGCGGTGGCCACATGGTTCGCCGAGGCCACACTCGAGGGTGATGAGCTGCCGCAGCACCTGACCATCCGCGCCGAACGCATGGCGACACTTCGCTACGGCGAGAACTCGCACCAGCGCGCCGCGATCTACACGCGCGCGGGGGGCCACGGCATCGCCCAGGCGGAGCAGCTCCAGGGCAAGGAGATGTCGTACAACAACTACGTCGACGCGGATGCCGCGCTGCGGGCGGCGTTCGACATGATCAAGCCCGCCGTGGCGATCATCAAGCACGCGAACCCGTGCGGGATCGCCGTCACCGCGCCGCAGGCGCTCGACCCGATCGCGTCGGCGCACCTGCGGGCCCACGAGTGCGACCCCGTCTCGGCCTTCGGCGGCGTGATCGCCGCCAACCGCACCGTGACGCTCAAGATGGCGGAGAATCTGCGCGACATCTTCACCGAGGTCATCGTCGCCCCCGACTTCGAGCCCGAGGCCCTCGAGGTGTTCAAGCTCAAGAAGAATCTGCGCGTGCTGCGACTGCCGGCCGACTGGCGGCAGGAGCGCATGGACGTCCGGCTCGTCTCGGGCGGGCTGCTGCTGCAGGACGCCGACCGCTTCCCCGACGACATCGAGTCGGTCGCGAAGGACTGGCAGCTGGTCTCGGGCGAGCGCCCCGACCCCTCCGAGCTGGAGGGCATGATCTTCGCGTGGAAGTCGTGCCGCGCGGTGAAGTCGAACGCCATCGTCCTCGCACAGGGCTCGGCGACCGTGGGCATCGGCATGGGGCAGGTCAACCGGGTCGACTCGTGCCGGCTGGCGGTGGAGCGGGCGGGCGATCGCGCGTCCGGGTCGGTCGCGGCATCCGACGCCTTCTTCCCCTTCGCCGACGGCCCCCAGGTCCTCATCGACGCCGGCATCAAGACGATCATCCAGCCCGGTGGGTCGGTGCGCGATCAGGAGGTCGTCGACGCGGCCCGCGCCGCCGGAGTCACGATGTTCTTCACCGGCGAGCGGCACTTCTTCCACTGA
- a CDS encoding cell division protein PerM translates to MNRLLVALLSAFDALVAVAVGVVAALAPLTVLWAAAFAGGADWASLWPAAVRLWQFGNLVPVTVVLPQEYTVATGIAADALAIPVSLAPLAVAVFIALFAARSGGRAAAAGAGFTGVAAGAATVAALSGVLVATATTPFASVEAWQAVLFPTLVFGVPALLGAVVRAWRDGDDGPVDAVFVRLDRGGYASAVSAAGRGVAIAVLGFVAVGALLVGVAVLARGGEIVTLFQAANADAVGATAITLGQLAYLPTLVIWAGSFAAGPGFTLGAGATVAASGTQLGVLPGIPVLGAIPPSTPSIALLLALLFVAAGFVGGLAARRRLPEPASRAAAEPVAPRLVALGAMVVVGGLVAGGLATLASGALGPDRLTQIGPPAGAVGLAFAVEIGLGAAIALLGPRTSRREPSGAAEPDGVDASGQARGADAAPIE, encoded by the coding sequence ATGAATCGCCTGCTCGTCGCCCTCCTCTCCGCCTTCGACGCCCTCGTCGCGGTGGCCGTCGGCGTTGTCGCCGCACTAGCGCCGCTCACCGTGCTGTGGGCAGCCGCCTTCGCGGGCGGAGCGGACTGGGCATCGCTGTGGCCGGCCGCCGTGCGCCTGTGGCAGTTCGGCAACCTCGTGCCCGTCACCGTCGTGCTCCCGCAGGAGTACACCGTCGCCACCGGCATCGCCGCGGATGCCCTCGCGATCCCGGTGTCACTCGCCCCGCTCGCCGTCGCGGTGTTCATCGCCCTGTTCGCGGCGCGTTCCGGCGGGCGAGCGGCCGCCGCGGGGGCCGGCTTCACCGGTGTCGCGGCGGGTGCTGCCACCGTGGCCGCGCTCTCGGGCGTGCTCGTGGCCACCGCGACGACGCCGTTCGCGAGCGTCGAGGCGTGGCAGGCCGTGCTCTTCCCGACCCTGGTGTTCGGGGTTCCCGCCCTCCTCGGCGCCGTCGTCCGAGCCTGGCGCGACGGCGACGACGGACCGGTCGACGCCGTCTTCGTGCGGCTCGATCGCGGGGGATATGCGAGTGCGGTGTCGGCTGCCGGCCGCGGTGTCGCCATCGCGGTCCTCGGTTTCGTCGCCGTGGGCGCCCTGCTGGTCGGCGTCGCCGTGCTCGCTCGCGGCGGCGAGATCGTCACCCTCTTCCAGGCCGCGAACGCCGACGCGGTCGGAGCCACCGCCATCACGCTCGGCCAGCTCGCCTATCTGCCGACGCTCGTCATCTGGGCGGGCTCGTTCGCCGCCGGGCCGGGCTTCACCCTCGGCGCGGGTGCGACGGTGGCCGCATCCGGCACCCAGCTCGGCGTCCTCCCGGGGATCCCCGTGCTGGGGGCGATCCCGCCGTCGACGCCCTCGATCGCCCTGCTTCTGGCCCTGCTGTTCGTGGCCGCCGGCTTCGTCGGCGGGCTCGCCGCTCGCCGCCGTCTTCCCGAGCCCGCCTCGCGCGCCGCCGCCGAGCCCGTCGCGCCCCGACTGGTCGCGCTGGGTGCGATGGTCGTCGTCGGCGGCCTCGTCGCCGGTGGTCTGGCGACGCTCGCGTCCGGGGCGCTCGGCCCCGACCGGCTCACTCAGATCGGACCTCCCGCCGGCGCCGTCGGGCTCGCCTTCGCGGTGGAGATCGGTCTGGGCGCCGCGATCGCGCTGCTGGGTCCGCGCACCTCGCGCCGCGAGCCGTCCGGCGCTGCGGAGCCGGACGGCGTCGACGCCTCCGGGCAGGCTCGGGGCGCGGACGCCGCCCCGATAGAGTAG
- the sucC gene encoding ADP-forming succinate--CoA ligase subunit beta produces the protein MDLYEYQARDLFEKYEVPVLAGIIADTPEEAKAAAEKIGGVVVVKAQVKTGGRGKAGGVKVAKTPDEAYAAAEAILGLDIKGHVVQRVMIAQGADIAEEFYFSVLLDRANRSYLSLCSVEGGMEIEELAVERPEALARVEVGPLQGIDKAKAVEIAQAANFPADLVEKVADVFVKLYDVYKGEGATLVEVNPLVRTGAGDIVALDGKVSLDENASEVRHPEHEELEDKGAADPLEAKAKESGLNYVKLDGQVGVIGNGAGLVMSTLDVVAYAGEKHGGVKPANFLDIGGGANAQVMASGLDVILGDEQVKSVFVNVFGGITSCVAVAEGIVKALEILGDSATKPLVVRLDGNQVDEGRAILADANHPLVTLAAGMDEGADKAAELANA, from the coding sequence GTGGACCTTTACGAGTACCAGGCCCGAGACCTGTTCGAGAAGTACGAGGTGCCGGTGCTCGCCGGCATCATCGCCGACACCCCTGAGGAGGCGAAGGCGGCGGCCGAGAAGATCGGCGGCGTCGTGGTCGTCAAGGCTCAGGTCAAGACCGGAGGTCGCGGCAAGGCCGGCGGCGTCAAGGTCGCCAAGACCCCCGACGAGGCCTACGCGGCAGCCGAGGCCATCCTCGGTCTCGACATCAAGGGCCACGTGGTCCAGCGGGTCATGATCGCCCAGGGCGCCGACATCGCCGAGGAGTTCTACTTCTCGGTGCTGCTCGACCGCGCCAACCGCTCCTACCTGAGCCTGTGCTCGGTCGAGGGCGGCATGGAGATCGAAGAGCTCGCCGTCGAGCGTCCCGAGGCGCTCGCGCGCGTCGAGGTCGGCCCGCTGCAGGGCATCGACAAGGCCAAGGCCGTCGAGATCGCCCAGGCCGCGAACTTCCCCGCAGACCTCGTCGAGAAGGTCGCGGACGTGTTCGTCAAGCTCTACGACGTCTACAAGGGCGAGGGCGCGACCCTCGTCGAGGTGAACCCCCTCGTCCGCACGGGCGCCGGCGACATCGTCGCCCTCGACGGCAAGGTCTCGCTCGACGAGAACGCCAGCGAGGTGCGTCACCCCGAGCACGAGGAGCTCGAGGACAAGGGCGCGGCGGACCCGCTCGAGGCCAAGGCCAAGGAGTCGGGCCTGAACTACGTCAAGCTCGACGGCCAGGTCGGCGTCATCGGCAACGGTGCGGGCCTGGTCATGTCGACGCTCGACGTCGTCGCCTACGCCGGCGAGAAGCACGGCGGCGTCAAGCCCGCCAACTTCCTCGACATCGGCGGCGGAGCCAACGCTCAGGTCATGGCCTCGGGACTCGACGTCATCCTCGGCGACGAGCAGGTCAAGAGCGTCTTCGTCAACGTCTTCGGCGGCATCACGTCGTGCGTCGCGGTGGCCGAAGGCATCGTCAAGGCGCTCGAGATCCTCGGCGACTCGGCCACCAAGCCGCTCGTCGTGCGCCTCGACGGCAACCAGGTCGACGAGGGCCGTGCGATCCTCGCCGACGCGAACCACCCGCTCGTCACGCTCGCCGCCGGTATGGACGAGGGCGCCGACAAGGCCGCCGAGCTGGCCAACGCCTGA
- a CDS encoding NCS2 family permease, which produces MNTTQERAPHGAIDRFFDISRRGSTVGTEVRGGLVTFVTMAYIVILNPIILSGKPDVDGTTLDFAAVSAATALTAGVMTILFGLITRLPFAFAAGLGINAFVAFGVVGEVTWAEAMALVMINGVIIVLLAATGLRKMIFDAVPVQLKLAITVAIGLFIAFIGFVNSGFVTATGEASPPVGLGTGGSIASVPTLMFVITLLLTGILVARKVKGGMLIGIVTGTLLSIVVEAIWHLGAATDNPGGWGLTVPALDGSPVGIPDLSLIGAVDFGFDLGKVSIVTLVMLVFTLVFSNFFDAMGTMTGLAKEADLADAKGDFPRIKSALIVEGVGAIAGGATSSSSATVFVESGSGIGEGARTGLANVVTGLVFLLAMFFTPLTSIVPTEVAAAALVIVGAMMMSQIAHIDLTDFRVLLPVFLTATVMPLTYSIANGIGAGFVSWVLVNALSGRARQVSPLLWVVAGGFVVFFARGPLETLLGA; this is translated from the coding sequence GTGAACACTACGCAGGAACGCGCACCCCACGGCGCCATCGACCGCTTCTTCGACATCAGCCGCCGCGGCTCGACGGTCGGAACCGAGGTGCGCGGCGGCCTCGTCACCTTCGTGACGATGGCCTACATCGTGATCCTGAACCCGATCATCCTCTCGGGCAAGCCCGACGTCGACGGCACGACGCTGGACTTCGCCGCCGTCAGCGCGGCCACCGCGCTGACGGCCGGTGTCATGACGATCCTCTTCGGCCTCATCACCCGGCTGCCCTTCGCCTTCGCCGCGGGGCTGGGCATCAACGCGTTCGTCGCCTTCGGCGTCGTGGGCGAGGTCACCTGGGCCGAGGCCATGGCGCTGGTCATGATCAACGGCGTCATCATCGTGCTCCTCGCGGCCACCGGCCTGCGCAAGATGATCTTCGACGCCGTCCCTGTGCAGCTCAAGCTGGCCATCACCGTCGCGATCGGCCTCTTCATCGCCTTCATCGGCTTCGTGAACTCCGGCTTCGTCACCGCCACGGGCGAAGCCTCTCCCCCCGTCGGGCTCGGGACGGGGGGCTCGATCGCCTCGGTGCCGACGCTCATGTTCGTGATCACCCTGCTGCTGACCGGCATCCTGGTCGCCCGCAAGGTCAAGGGCGGCATGCTCATCGGCATCGTCACCGGGACGCTGCTCTCGATCGTCGTCGAGGCGATCTGGCACCTCGGCGCCGCCACCGACAACCCCGGCGGATGGGGGTTGACCGTGCCCGCGCTCGACGGGTCGCCGGTCGGCATCCCCGACCTGAGCCTGATCGGTGCGGTCGACTTCGGGTTCGATCTCGGCAAGGTCAGCATCGTCACGCTCGTGATGCTCGTCTTCACCCTCGTCTTCTCGAACTTCTTCGACGCGATGGGCACGATGACGGGCCTGGCGAAGGAGGCGGACCTCGCCGACGCCAAGGGCGACTTCCCCCGCATCAAGTCGGCTCTCATCGTGGAGGGGGTGGGCGCGATCGCCGGCGGCGCGACCAGCTCGTCGTCGGCGACGGTGTTCGTCGAGTCGGGTTCGGGCATCGGCGAGGGCGCCCGCACCGGCCTGGCCAACGTCGTGACCGGCCTGGTCTTCCTCCTGGCGATGTTCTTCACCCCGCTGACCTCGATCGTGCCGACCGAGGTCGCCGCCGCTGCTCTGGTCATCGTCGGCGCCATGATGATGTCGCAGATCGCCCACATCGACCTCACCGACTTCCGCGTGCTGCTCCCGGTGTTCCTCACGGCCACCGTCATGCCGCTCACCTACTCGATCGCCAACGGCATCGGCGCCGGGTTCGTGTCGTGGGTGCTCGTGAACGCGCTGTCGGGTCGCGCCAGGCAGGTCAGCCCGCTCCTGTGGGTCGTCGCCGGCGGCTTCGTGGTCTTCTTCGCCCGCGGCCCCCTCGAGACGCTTCTCGGGGCCTGA